A region from the Pseudomonas sp. KU26590 genome encodes:
- a CDS encoding N-acetyltransferase — protein MPIDPAALAISDEWERCPYPWRAVPEWKLKDPKGLDLALWHAQELCGLCYATPRRSRLRIKIILLEGQPTESHPLKRLVAPLMLTAVGVYAQLLRCKVIQIERPEPGVVNYYQTLGFEFDTAGCLVISADRF, from the coding sequence ATGCCTATTGATCCCGCGGCGCTCGCAATCAGCGATGAATGGGAACGCTGCCCCTATCCTTGGCGGGCGGTGCCGGAATGGAAGCTAAAAGATCCGAAAGGTCTTGACCTCGCCCTGTGGCATGCTCAGGAGCTTTGCGGTTTATGTTACGCAACACCGCGTCGAAGCCGTTTGCGGATCAAGATTATCTTGCTGGAAGGTCAACCGACCGAGAGTCATCCCCTGAAAAGGTTGGTGGCTCCATTGATGTTGACGGCGGTAGGGGTTTACGCGCAGCTGCTGAGATGCAAAGTCATCCAGATCGAACGCCCCGAGCCAGGCGTCGTGAACTACTATCAGACGCTGGGGTTCGAGTTCGATACAGCTGGATGCCTTGTTATTTCAGCCGATCGTTTCTAG
- a CDS encoding AraC family transcriptional regulator has translation MNAIDTLIALADIRGSLDLRCQFQGDWALDHAQEPAGTSPYHIVLAGHCHVELADRQRLTLTAGDILVLPRGSQHLLLSPGQHVTPSRPQRGTDAGLLPVQRFGDGVELDLLCGRFIHQPHAMLFSSLPGHLNVSTQALGRGDPLPALVALLRNEADANLAGGQFMVNALTSALFTLVLREHLRQSPQHTGSLALLTDKRLGRAWQAMLENPAHDWNVDALAELASMSRATFMRAFAKLSGSSPWTLLTQVRMQRAYGLLSRSKEGLSDIAAQVGYQSQAAFSKVFKDTYGMAPGQLRRSLISDIED, from the coding sequence ATGAACGCCATCGATACGCTCATCGCCCTCGCCGACATCCGCGGCAGCCTCGACCTGCGCTGCCAGTTTCAGGGCGACTGGGCCCTGGACCATGCTCAGGAACCTGCAGGCACCTCGCCCTACCACATTGTGCTGGCCGGCCACTGCCACGTGGAGCTGGCCGACCGACAGCGATTGACCCTGACGGCCGGGGACATTCTGGTTCTGCCGCGAGGCAGCCAACACCTGTTATTAAGCCCCGGCCAGCACGTGACGCCTTCCCGGCCCCAGCGCGGGACTGACGCAGGTTTACTGCCGGTGCAGCGCTTCGGCGACGGGGTGGAGCTGGATTTACTCTGCGGCCGCTTCATCCATCAGCCCCACGCGATGCTGTTCTCGTCCCTCCCCGGTCATCTGAACGTCTCGACCCAGGCGCTGGGCCGCGGCGACCCGTTGCCAGCATTGGTCGCGCTGTTGCGCAATGAAGCGGACGCCAACCTGGCGGGGGGCCAGTTCATGGTCAACGCGCTGACCTCGGCGTTGTTCACCCTGGTGTTGCGGGAGCACCTTCGCCAGTCCCCGCAACATACGGGCAGCCTGGCGCTGCTGACGGACAAGCGCCTGGGTCGGGCGTGGCAAGCGATGCTGGAAAACCCGGCCCATGACTGGAACGTCGACGCCTTGGCAGAGCTGGCGAGCATGTCCCGGGCGACCTTCATGCGCGCCTTCGCAAAACTTAGCGGCAGCTCGCCGTGGACGCTGCTGACCCAAGTCCGCATGCAACGGGCTTATGGGTTGTTGAGTCGGTCGAAAGAAGGCCTGAGCGACATCGCCGCTCAGGTCGGTTACCAATCCCAGGCAGCCTTCAGCAAAGTCTTCAAGGACACCTACGGCATGGCGCCCGGTCAGTTGCGTCGCAGCCTGATCAGCGATATCGAAGACTGA
- a CDS encoding nucleoside hydrolase, with product MQAFVKSCALALTLGLSATSLHAAEKVIFDTDFNVLNDDGQAFIMLAQLHAQKRIDLLGMTLVSGNAWVDQEQVDALKAVERMGVEKDIGVYSGAAYPLLHDFATYEQEKALFGAGWPGAFKTPRPTSASQLVSPPDGVATHTALRSKSAAQFIVDSVKENPHEVTLLAVGPLTNIALAIRSAPEIVPLIKRIVYMGGAIEIPGNTTPAAEFNWWFDPEAAKIVLRSPIEHVIFPNDVCEKVIFDASVYQRIVASKGVIPDLYKTVLGPEFDKDPNHHSFTWDSLPALYLVRPELVTESKDLWVDVDAHFGPDYGRSMGYKKGAPVGTQKAKVVYAVDQKKFWDAYVNLVTLPAPVKR from the coding sequence ATGCAGGCGTTTGTGAAAAGCTGTGCCCTGGCCCTGACGCTGGGACTGTCCGCGACCTCTTTACACGCGGCGGAAAAGGTCATCTTCGACACCGATTTCAACGTGCTCAACGACGACGGCCAGGCCTTCATCATGCTGGCGCAACTGCACGCGCAAAAGCGCATCGACCTGTTGGGCATGACCCTCGTCAGTGGCAACGCGTGGGTGGATCAGGAGCAGGTCGATGCGCTGAAGGCTGTCGAGCGCATGGGCGTGGAAAAGGACATCGGCGTGTACTCCGGCGCGGCATACCCGCTGCTGCACGACTTCGCCACCTATGAACAGGAAAAAGCCCTGTTCGGCGCTGGCTGGCCGGGGGCGTTCAAGACCCCGCGCCCGACCTCGGCCTCACAGTTGGTTTCGCCGCCGGACGGGGTTGCTACGCACACTGCATTGCGCAGCAAATCCGCCGCGCAGTTCATCGTCGACAGCGTGAAGGAAAACCCTCACGAAGTGACCCTCCTGGCCGTTGGCCCATTGACCAACATCGCTCTGGCGATTCGCAGCGCGCCGGAAATCGTGCCGCTGATCAAGCGCATCGTGTACATGGGCGGCGCCATCGAGATTCCCGGCAACACGACGCCAGCGGCGGAATTCAACTGGTGGTTCGACCCCGAGGCCGCAAAAATCGTCCTGCGCTCGCCCATCGAGCACGTGATTTTCCCCAACGATGTCTGCGAAAAGGTCATCTTCGACGCCTCGGTCTACCAGCGCATCGTCGCCAGCAAAGGCGTGATTCCCGACCTGTACAAAACGGTGCTGGGGCCTGAGTTCGACAAGGACCCGAACCATCACAGCTTCACCTGGGACAGCCTGCCCGCGCTGTACCTGGTGCGTCCGGAACTGGTCACCGAGTCCAAAGACCTGTGGGTCGATGTCGACGCCCACTTCGGACCGGATTACGGCCGCTCCATGGGCTACAAGAAAGGCGCCCCCGTCGGCACGCAGAAGGCGAAAGTGGTGTATGCCGTGGACCAGAAGAAGTTCTGGGACGCGTACGTGAATCTGGTCACTTTGCCTGCGCCGGTCAAACGCTGA
- a CDS encoding Ku protein has product MPRAIWKGAISFGLVHIPVALVSATSRQGVDFDWLDKRSMDPVGYKRINKVSGKEINKENIVKGVQYQKGRYVVISEEEIRSAHPKSTQTIDIFGFVDSDQIPLQHIDTPYFLAPDKRGEKVYALLRQALVDTGKVALAHVVIRTSQHLAAVMPLESAIVLVLLRWPSEVRGLDSLELPKEATDVKLSKSELDMAKRLIKDMSTEWSPDAEEYRDTFQDQIMSLVETKAREGKIENVETDAGDTERKSADVIDLTELLKRSLGGRGAAAKAAPAKAKPASKSKAESKDDAPAKRRAPPRKKTTKAS; this is encoded by the coding sequence ATGCCTCGGGCAATCTGGAAAGGCGCGATCAGTTTTGGGCTGGTGCATATTCCTGTGGCGCTGGTGTCAGCGACGTCGCGGCAAGGTGTCGACTTCGACTGGCTGGACAAGCGCAGCATGGACCCGGTCGGTTACAAGCGCATCAACAAGGTCTCCGGCAAGGAGATCAATAAAGAAAACATCGTCAAGGGCGTGCAGTACCAGAAGGGCCGTTACGTCGTCATCAGTGAGGAAGAAATTCGCTCGGCGCACCCGAAATCGACCCAGACCATCGACATCTTCGGTTTCGTCGACAGCGATCAGATTCCGCTCCAGCACATTGACACGCCGTACTTCCTGGCCCCCGACAAGCGCGGCGAAAAGGTTTACGCGCTGTTGCGCCAGGCGCTGGTCGATACCGGCAAGGTGGCGCTGGCCCATGTGGTGATTCGCACCAGTCAACACCTGGCGGCGGTGATGCCGCTGGAGTCGGCGATCGTGCTCGTGCTGCTGCGCTGGCCCTCGGAAGTGCGCGGGCTCGACAGCCTGGAGCTGCCCAAGGAGGCCACCGACGTCAAGCTCAGCAAGAGCGAGCTGGACATGGCCAAGCGCCTGATCAAGGACATGAGCACCGAGTGGTCGCCGGACGCCGAGGAGTACCGCGACACCTTTCAGGACCAGATCATGTCGCTGGTGGAAACCAAGGCCCGCGAAGGCAAGATCGAGAATGTCGAGACGGACGCAGGCGACACCGAGCGTAAGTCGGCTGATGTCATCGACCTGACCGAGCTGCTCAAACGCAGCCTGGGTGGTCGCGGCGCTGCAGCGAAGGCGGCGCCAGCCAAAGCCAAACCGGCCAGCAAAAGCAAAGCCGAGTCCAAGGACGATGCGCCGGCGAAGCGCCGTGCACCGCCCCGCAAGAAGACCACCAAGGCCTCTTGA
- a CDS encoding N-carbamoylsarcosine amidohydrolase encodes MTDSQSADANYQGVWGNRIGFGAKPALLMIDFMQGYTQPGAPLYAPGVVSAVAESVELLACAREHGIFVVHTNIRYHPTHFADGGMWVKKAPVMKDMVEGNPLAAFCAEVQPLPEEVVISKQYASSFFGTSLASMLHAQGIDTVVLAGCSTSGCIRATAVDAVQHGFRTIVVRECVGDRHPDPHEANLFDIDSKYGDVVGKQEAIAQLLAVSSTR; translated from the coding sequence ATGACCGACTCACAAAGCGCGGACGCCAACTATCAGGGCGTCTGGGGCAATCGCATCGGTTTTGGTGCGAAACCGGCCCTCCTCATGATCGATTTCATGCAGGGCTACACCCAACCCGGTGCACCGTTATATGCGCCCGGGGTGGTCAGCGCCGTGGCCGAAAGCGTCGAGCTGCTGGCCTGTGCACGGGAACACGGCATCTTCGTGGTGCACACCAACATCCGCTACCACCCCACGCATTTCGCGGACGGCGGCATGTGGGTGAAAAAAGCGCCGGTGATGAAAGACATGGTCGAAGGCAATCCCCTGGCTGCTTTCTGCGCGGAGGTGCAGCCATTGCCCGAAGAGGTCGTCATCAGCAAGCAGTACGCGAGTTCGTTCTTCGGCACGTCACTGGCATCAATGCTGCACGCTCAAGGGATCGACACCGTCGTGCTGGCCGGTTGCTCCACCAGCGGCTGCATCCGGGCGACAGCGGTGGATGCCGTGCAGCATGGTTTCCGGACCATCGTGGTGCGCGAATGCGTGGGCGACCGACATCCCGATCCCCATGAAGCGAACCTGTTCGACATCGACAGCAAGTACGGGGATGTGGTCGGCAAGCAGGAAGCCATAGCGCAATTGCTGGCCGTGAGCTCCACGCGGTAA
- a CDS encoding aldo/keto reductase produces MTDPHLLTRRRLITLAAGASAALVLDAAVRRAQASAAPSTGALPGQAGERNMLTRDIPSSGEALPMIGLGTYRGFDVEPGSDAYKLLPAVVDQLFHAGGTVIDSSPMYGRAEETTGELLSIHQPSSPAFLATKVWTRGRDEGIAQMEASFRLLRTQRIDLMQIHNLLDWKTHLPTLRQWKEEGRIRYIGLTHYTPSAYAEVEAALKAEAFDFLQINYALDDRSVEARLLPLCRERGVAVICNRPFGGGGLLGRLRDTPLPGWAGEVQARSWAQLALKFLISHPAVTCAIPGTGNPKYMKENAEAARGPLLTDAQRQQLIALIG; encoded by the coding sequence GTGACCGACCCACATCTGCTTACCCGCAGAAGACTGATCACCCTGGCGGCAGGTGCTTCCGCGGCGCTGGTATTGGACGCCGCCGTGCGCCGTGCGCAGGCATCCGCAGCCCCATCCACCGGCGCATTGCCCGGTCAAGCAGGAGAACGGAACATGCTCACCCGAGACATTCCATCCAGTGGCGAAGCCTTGCCGATGATCGGGCTTGGCACGTATCGCGGGTTCGACGTCGAGCCCGGCAGCGACGCGTACAAATTGCTGCCTGCGGTGGTGGACCAGCTTTTCCACGCCGGCGGCACGGTGATCGACAGCTCGCCGATGTACGGCCGCGCCGAGGAAACCACCGGCGAGTTGCTGTCGATCCATCAGCCGTCCTCGCCAGCGTTCCTGGCGACCAAGGTCTGGACCCGAGGACGTGACGAAGGCATCGCCCAGATGGAAGCTTCGTTTCGGCTGTTGCGGACCCAGCGCATTGACCTCATGCAGATCCATAATCTGCTCGACTGGAAAACCCACCTGCCGACGTTGCGTCAGTGGAAAGAGGAAGGGCGCATTCGCTACATCGGTCTGACGCACTACACCCCGTCGGCCTACGCCGAGGTGGAGGCCGCGCTGAAGGCCGAGGCGTTCGATTTTCTGCAGATCAACTACGCGCTGGACGATCGCTCGGTCGAAGCGCGGCTGCTGCCGCTGTGCCGTGAGCGAGGGGTGGCAGTGATCTGCAATCGGCCGTTTGGTGGCGGCGGTCTGCTGGGGCGCTTGCGCGACACGCCGCTGCCGGGCTGGGCGGGGGAAGTGCAGGCCAGGAGCTGGGCGCAACTGGCGTTGAAGTTTCTGATTTCACACCCGGCGGTGACGTGCGCGATCCCCGGTACGGGAAATCCGAAATACATGAAGGAAAACGCCGAGGCAGCCAGAGGGCCTTTGCTTACCGATGCCCAGCGCCAGCAGCTGATTGCCCTGATCGGCTGA
- the ligD gene encoding DNA ligase D, whose product MTKPVSEYTRKRNFDVTSEPPESEGKTRSKKGKALSFVIHKHDARNLHYDFRLELDGTLKSWAVPKGPSLDPKNKRLAVHVEDHPLGYGTFEGSIPEGEYGAGDVIVWDRGIWQPHGDPQETYKAGKLKFTLIGEKLTGDWALVRTRLPGNSNKEQWLLIKEKDDAVRSGEEYDIVVDKPASVVSGATVGEAGKPARNAKRKSAASEPVAETSAGKKPAKKPVEKKSRTPSPKKSGVPAKLSPQLATLMDAPPEGKWLYEIKYDGYRILTRIIEGEVRFFTRNGNDWTDRLPLQAKAVGDLKLDNTWLDGEVVVLNDAGLPDFQALQNAFDIDRSMDIIYYLFDVPFLNGEDLRETPVEDRRAALKKVLGRQKKGLLRFSEAFSAGHRDIIESASLMSLEGVIGKRAGSVYQSSRNADWIKLKCKLRQEFVIAGFTKPQGARNGFGALLLAVNEEGAGLVYAGRVGTGFNQQMLGDLLEQMKPLEQDASPLAKKVTSAQARGVHWIKPTLVAEVEFGEWTRDGIVRHSAFVSLRSDKPASEVVHEYPRTPKDIKAPFKPRGAKAAAPARKSAASDNAAAEKPKPGSKRAGKDRIEVAGVMVSHPERVIDAESGLHKIELAQYYESVADWILPHLDHRPVALLRCPEGVEGEQFFQKHSERMAIPNIKQLDPKLDPGHARLMEIDSVKALVGAAQMGTIELHTWGATYDQIELPDHFVLDLDPDDQLPWRSMIEATQLTLSTLDELGLDAYVKTSGGKGMHIVVPLARRADWESVKAFAKALAQFMSRELPDRFTATSGPKNRVGKIFIDYLRNSRGASTVVAYSARARPGLPVSVPISRDELTEVKSSAQWNIANLQQRLRKLKADPWAGYKHSQRLTKPMWKRLGATPPA is encoded by the coding sequence ATGACAAAACCTGTGAGTGAATACACCCGCAAGCGCAACTTCGATGTCACGTCCGAGCCGCCGGAAAGCGAGGGCAAGACGCGAAGCAAGAAAGGCAAGGCGCTGAGTTTCGTCATTCACAAGCACGATGCGCGCAATCTGCACTACGACTTTCGCCTTGAGCTGGATGGCACGCTGAAAAGCTGGGCGGTGCCGAAGGGGCCGAGCCTGGACCCGAAAAACAAGCGCCTGGCGGTGCACGTCGAAGACCACCCCCTCGGCTACGGCACCTTTGAGGGCAGCATTCCCGAGGGCGAATACGGCGCCGGCGACGTGATCGTCTGGGATCGCGGCATCTGGCAGCCCCACGGCGATCCGCAAGAGACCTACAAGGCAGGCAAGCTCAAATTCACCCTGATCGGCGAAAAGCTTACCGGCGACTGGGCGTTGGTGCGGACCCGTTTGCCGGGTAACAGCAACAAGGAACAGTGGCTGTTGATCAAGGAAAAGGACGATGCCGTGCGCTCGGGCGAGGAATACGACATCGTCGTCGACAAGCCGGCAAGCGTGGTCAGTGGCGCGACGGTGGGCGAGGCAGGCAAGCCGGCCAGGAACGCCAAACGTAAATCGGCGGCGTCTGAACCCGTCGCTGAAACCTCGGCCGGGAAGAAGCCCGCAAAAAAGCCAGTGGAAAAGAAATCCAGGACGCCTTCGCCCAAAAAGAGCGGCGTGCCGGCCAAGCTCTCACCGCAGTTGGCGACGCTGATGGACGCTCCGCCCGAAGGCAAATGGCTCTATGAAATCAAGTACGACGGCTATCGGATCCTGACCCGCATCATCGAGGGCGAGGTGAGGTTTTTCACCCGCAATGGCAATGACTGGACCGATCGATTGCCGCTGCAGGCCAAGGCCGTTGGCGACCTGAAACTGGACAACACCTGGCTGGACGGCGAAGTCGTGGTGCTCAACGACGCCGGGTTGCCGGATTTTCAGGCGTTGCAGAATGCGTTCGACATCGACCGCAGCATGGACATTATCTATTACCTGTTTGACGTGCCTTTCCTGAATGGGGAAGACCTGCGCGAAACGCCCGTCGAAGACCGCCGCGCCGCCCTGAAGAAAGTGCTGGGGCGACAGAAAAAGGGCCTGCTGCGGTTCTCCGAAGCCTTCTCCGCCGGCCATCGCGACATCATCGAAAGCGCGAGTCTGATGTCCCTTGAAGGGGTGATCGGCAAGCGTGCCGGCAGCGTGTATCAGTCCAGCCGTAATGCCGACTGGATCAAGCTCAAGTGCAAGCTGCGGCAGGAGTTCGTCATTGCCGGCTTCACCAAACCCCAGGGCGCGCGCAATGGGTTTGGCGCGCTGTTGCTGGCGGTGAACGAGGAGGGCGCGGGTCTGGTGTATGCCGGTCGGGTCGGCACCGGGTTCAATCAGCAAATGCTCGGCGACTTGCTCGAGCAGATGAAACCGCTGGAACAGGACGCATCGCCGCTGGCGAAAAAAGTGACGAGCGCTCAGGCGCGCGGCGTGCACTGGATAAAACCGACATTGGTGGCGGAAGTCGAGTTCGGCGAATGGACCCGCGACGGCATCGTTCGTCATTCGGCGTTTGTCTCGTTGCGCAGCGACAAGCCGGCCAGCGAGGTAGTCCACGAATACCCCAGGACGCCGAAAGACATCAAGGCGCCGTTCAAGCCCCGTGGCGCGAAGGCCGCAGCGCCCGCCAGGAAGTCCGCGGCCAGCGACAATGCCGCAGCCGAGAAACCCAAGCCGGGCAGCAAACGTGCAGGTAAAGACCGCATCGAAGTGGCCGGCGTGATGGTCAGCCATCCCGAACGGGTGATCGACGCCGAAAGCGGTCTGCACAAGATTGAGCTGGCGCAGTATTACGAGTCAGTGGCTGACTGGATTTTGCCGCACCTCGACCATCGGCCCGTGGCGCTGTTGCGTTGCCCCGAGGGCGTGGAAGGCGAGCAGTTTTTCCAGAAGCATTCCGAGCGCATGGCGATCCCCAACATCAAGCAGCTGGACCCCAAACTCGACCCCGGCCACGCGCGTTTGATGGAGATCGACAGCGTCAAGGCGCTGGTCGGTGCGGCGCAGATGGGCACCATCGAACTGCACACCTGGGGCGCGACCTACGATCAGATCGAGCTGCCGGACCACTTCGTCCTCGATCTCGACCCGGACGATCAGTTGCCTTGGCGCAGCATGATCGAAGCCACGCAACTGACGTTGTCGACCCTCGACGAGTTGGGCCTGGATGCGTACGTCAAGACCAGTGGCGGCAAAGGCATGCACATCGTTGTGCCGCTGGCGCGCCGGGCTGATTGGGAGTCGGTCAAAGCCTTCGCCAAGGCGCTGGCGCAATTCATGTCGCGGGAGTTGCCGGACCGATTCACCGCCACGTCCGGGCCGAAGAACCGGGTCGGCAAGATCTTCATCGATTATCTGCGTAACAGTCGGGGCGCCAGCACGGTCGTGGCCTATTCAGCGAGGGCGCGGCCGGGGTTGCCGGTGTCGGTGCCGATCAGCCGTGACGAGCTGACCGAGGTGAAGTCGTCAGCGCAGTGGAACATCGCCAACCTGCAGCAGCGGTTGCGCAAGCTGAAGGCGGATCCGTGGGCCGGTTACAAGCACAGCCAACGCTTGACCAAACCGATGTGGAAACGCCTGGGTGCCACGCCTCCGGCTTGA
- a CDS encoding carboxymuconolactone decarboxylase family protein codes for MFSNWPDLVSTIKQSFGALSKSNPKMVKAYMALGEAAAENNVLDAKTRELISLAVAVTTRCDGCLASHAQAAIAAGATREEVAAALATAISLNAGAAYIYSMHALEAYDALKQ; via the coding sequence ATGTTCAGCAACTGGCCCGATCTGGTTTCCACCATCAAGCAATCGTTTGGTGCGCTGTCCAAATCAAACCCGAAAATGGTCAAGGCCTACATGGCCCTTGGCGAAGCCGCTGCGGAAAACAACGTCCTCGACGCCAAGACCCGCGAGCTGATTTCCCTCGCCGTCGCGGTCACCACTCGCTGTGACGGATGCCTCGCCAGCCACGCCCAGGCCGCCATCGCTGCAGGCGCCACCCGCGAAGAAGTCGCCGCCGCCCTCGCCACCGCGATCTCGTTGAACGCCGGCGCCGCGTACATCTATTCGATGCACGCGCTGGAAGCCTATGACGCGCTGAAGCAGTGA
- a CDS encoding MFS transporter, which produces MTSNSPASHGATMTKGLAMLFAFCCGAIVANLYYAQPIIGLIAPDIGLSGTLASFIVSLTQIGYALGLFFLVPLGDLLENRRLMIVTTGVAILSLLSAAFAQTPNLFLLASLLVGFSSVAVQILVPLAANLAPEETRGRVVGSIMGGLLLGILLARPAASLIADHFGWRAVFGTAAVVMLLISVVLATTIPKHQPAHSATYGQLLKSLWTLLRKQPVLRQRAFYQACMFATFSLFWTAVPLELARNHGLSQSQIALFALVGAIGAIAAPIAGRLADAGHTRIASLCAMLFAALSFLPSLIEPGYAVIGMAVTGVILDFCVQMNMVLGQRAVYALDAKSRSRLNALYMTSIFIGGAIGSVVASALYDHGGWTWIVIVGSVFPVLALLGFLKNSRP; this is translated from the coding sequence ATGACGTCCAATTCTCCCGCAAGCCACGGCGCCACAATGACCAAGGGCCTGGCGATGCTGTTCGCGTTCTGCTGCGGCGCGATCGTGGCCAACCTGTATTACGCCCAGCCCATCATTGGCTTGATTGCCCCGGACATCGGCCTGTCCGGTACGCTGGCCAGCTTCATCGTGTCGCTGACCCAGATCGGCTATGCCCTCGGCCTGTTCTTCCTCGTGCCGTTGGGCGACTTGCTGGAAAACCGTCGCCTGATGATCGTCACCACCGGCGTCGCCATCCTCAGTCTGCTCAGCGCCGCCTTCGCGCAAACGCCTAACCTGTTCCTGCTTGCCTCGCTGCTGGTGGGTTTCAGCTCGGTGGCAGTGCAGATTCTGGTGCCACTGGCCGCCAACCTGGCGCCGGAAGAAACACGCGGGCGCGTGGTCGGCAGCATCATGGGCGGCCTGCTACTGGGCATTCTGCTGGCCAGGCCCGCGGCCAGTCTGATCGCCGACCACTTCGGCTGGCGCGCGGTGTTCGGCACGGCTGCCGTGGTGATGCTGCTGATCAGCGTGGTGCTGGCGACCACCATTCCGAAACATCAGCCTGCCCACAGCGCCACCTATGGCCAATTGCTCAAATCGCTGTGGACCCTGCTGCGCAAACAGCCAGTTTTGCGCCAGCGCGCGTTTTATCAGGCGTGCATGTTCGCCACCTTCAGCCTGTTCTGGACCGCCGTGCCGCTTGAGCTCGCGCGAAATCACGGCCTGTCGCAAAGCCAGATCGCCCTCTTCGCCCTGGTCGGGGCCATCGGCGCCATTGCAGCACCCATCGCCGGCCGCCTGGCCGATGCCGGCCACACCCGCATCGCCAGTCTGTGCGCCATGCTGTTCGCCGCACTGAGCTTTCTGCCCAGCCTGATCGAGCCGGGCTACGCCGTGATCGGCATGGCCGTCACCGGGGTCATCCTCGATTTCTGCGTACAGATGAACATGGTCCTCGGTCAGCGCGCGGTCTACGCCCTGGATGCCAAAAGCCGCAGCCGGCTTAATGCGCTGTACATGACCAGCATCTTCATCGGCGGCGCGATCGGCTCAGTGGTAGCCAGCGCGCTGTATGACCATGGTGGCTGGACGTGGATTGTTATCGTGGGGAGCGTGTTTCCGGTGTTGGCGTTGTTGGGGTTTTTGAAGAACTCACGGCCATGA
- a CDS encoding MFS transporter, translated as MPSANVETSANLAADPIKALYSKITWKLIPFLCFCYLAAYLDRINIGFAKLQMLDQLHFSETAFGLGAGLFFVGYILFEVPSNLVLEKVGAKIWIARIMITWGLLSSCTLFVSTPTQFYVLRFLLGAAEAGFLPGVLFYLTTWFPTYRRGRIIALFMIGLPLSSVIGGPLSGWIMGHFDQTAGLRGWQWLFLIEGIPSVLLGVMTFWALPNNPKEAKWLNSAEQALLEGELRLDDAEGKDSKHSFRDGFFNLKVWMLGGIDFSILLSAYAMGFWMPTFIKNAGVTDTFHIGVLTALPSVAALIGMLMIGASSDRRRERRWHIIVPFWIGAVAMAASPFFTHNLVATVALFAVASAAIIGAVPVFFSLPATFLKGRAAATGFALACSLANIAGLVSNSMMGIAIDVTGSSAGALWFFAGCLILSSLLVVALPAKLVNR; from the coding sequence ATGCCCTCTGCGAATGTAGAAACCTCCGCGAACTTAGCCGCGGACCCGATCAAAGCGCTGTACAGCAAGATCACCTGGAAGCTCATCCCCTTCCTGTGTTTCTGCTACCTGGCCGCTTACCTGGACCGCATCAACATCGGCTTCGCCAAGCTGCAGATGCTCGACCAGTTGCACTTCAGCGAGACCGCGTTCGGGCTCGGCGCTGGCCTGTTCTTCGTCGGTTATATCCTGTTCGAAGTGCCGAGCAACCTGGTGCTGGAAAAGGTCGGCGCGAAGATCTGGATCGCGCGGATCATGATCACCTGGGGGTTGCTGTCGTCCTGCACGCTGTTCGTCAGCACGCCGACGCAGTTCTATGTGCTCCGGTTTCTCCTCGGCGCCGCTGAAGCGGGCTTTCTACCGGGCGTGCTGTTTTACCTGACCACTTGGTTCCCGACCTACCGCCGTGGCCGCATCATCGCGCTGTTCATGATCGGCCTGCCGCTTTCCAGCGTCATCGGCGGCCCGCTGTCGGGCTGGATCATGGGCCATTTCGACCAGACCGCCGGGCTGCGCGGCTGGCAGTGGCTGTTCTTGATCGAAGGCATTCCCAGCGTGCTGCTCGGCGTGATGACGTTCTGGGCGCTGCCGAATAATCCGAAAGAGGCCAAATGGCTGAACAGCGCCGAACAAGCCTTGCTGGAAGGCGAGCTGCGCCTGGACGATGCCGAGGGCAAAGACAGCAAGCACAGTTTTCGCGACGGGTTTTTCAATCTGAAGGTCTGGATGCTCGGCGGCATCGACTTCTCGATCCTGCTCAGCGCCTATGCGATGGGCTTCTGGATGCCGACGTTCATCAAGAACGCCGGGGTCACCGACACCTTCCACATCGGCGTGTTGACCGCGTTGCCCAGCGTGGCGGCGCTGATCGGCATGCTGATGATCGGCGCCAGCTCCGACCGCCGTCGCGAACGACGCTGGCACATCATCGTGCCCTTCTGGATTGGCGCCGTGGCGATGGCGGCCAGTCCGTTCTTCACCCATAACCTGGTCGCGACGGTCGCGCTGTTTGCCGTCGCTTCAGCCGCGATCATTGGCGCGGTGCCGGTGTTCTTCAGCCTGCCGGCGACGTTCCTCAAGGGCCGGGCAGCGGCGACAGGTTTCGCCCTCGCCTGCTCGCTGGCGAACATCGCCGGCCTGGTGAGCAACTCGATGATGGGCATCGCCATCGACGTGACCGGCAGCAGCGCCGGGGCGTTGTGGTTCTTTGCCGGGTGCCTGATTTTGAGCAGCCTGCTGGTGGTAGCGCTGCCGGCGAAGTTGGTGAACAGATAA